In a single window of the Esox lucius isolate fEsoLuc1 chromosome 22, fEsoLuc1.pri, whole genome shotgun sequence genome:
- the LOC105022535 gene encoding glycophorin-C-like isoform X1 — MAMAPESTTGSYIVRTNGLRTQFNSMEDTDSSAFMSGTTSATFMVHDDNEAGESFVAILGGVIAAAILALLCLVLLALWYTFKHKGTYITNECGDLVDTDDSASQRGELLLETVDEKD, encoded by the exons ATGGCGATGGCACCTGAATCAACTACTGGTTCCTACATAGTTAGGACGAATGGACTCCGGACACAATTCAACAGTATGG AAGATACAGATTCATCTGCCTTTATGAGTGGAACAACCTCAGCCACGTTTATGG TGCATGATGACAACGAGGCAGGCGAATCCTTTGTGGCCATTCTCGGAG GGGTCATTGCTGCAGCGATCCTGGCCCTGCTGTGTCTGGTGTTGCTGGCACTGTGGTACACGTTCAAACATAAGGGCACATACATCACCAACGAGTGCGGTGATCTGGTCGACACGGATGACAGCGCATCTCAGCGAGGGGAGCTTCTTCTAGAGACTGTGGACGAGAAAGATTAA
- the LOC105022535 gene encoding small cell adhesion glycoprotein homolog isoform X2 produces MAMAPESTTGSYIVRTNGLRTQFNSMEDTDSSAFMSGTTSATFMGVIAAAILALLCLVLLALWYTFKHKGTYITNECGDLVDTDDSASQRGELLLETVDEKD; encoded by the exons ATGGCGATGGCACCTGAATCAACTACTGGTTCCTACATAGTTAGGACGAATGGACTCCGGACACAATTCAACAGTATGG AAGATACAGATTCATCTGCCTTTATGAGTGGAACAACCTCAGCCACGTTTATGG GGGTCATTGCTGCAGCGATCCTGGCCCTGCTGTGTCTGGTGTTGCTGGCACTGTGGTACACGTTCAAACATAAGGGCACATACATCACCAACGAGTGCGGTGATCTGGTCGACACGGATGACAGCGCATCTCAGCGAGGGGAGCTTCTTCTAGAGACTGTGGACGAGAAAGATTAA